Genomic window (Planctomicrobium piriforme):
TGACGTATGTTGCATCGAAGCACACTCCTGACCTGGCTGATGCTAGGTCTATTCTGCCTGGCGACGCCGGCGCTGGCTCAACCGCTGCCGGGTGAGCCGACTCCGACGCCGGCCGCCGCGCCAGTCGATCCGGCCGCGCCGAGAGGCGCTGACAGCCCGGCCGTGCCCAAATCATCAGGCACGCCGTCAGCGGCCACTGTCATCCTGCAGATGGTCCGCTCGCTGAGTTACTTCAGCGTTCCGTTTGCCCTCGCCACACTGATCGCCATCTGGTTCATCACGGAACGGATCGTCGTTCTCCGTCGCGGGCGAGTCATTCCCAAACCGTTCGTCCGACGCTTCCTCAAGCTGCTGGAAGAAGGGGAACTCAATCGGGACGAAGCCCTGCAGATCTGCGATGAGAACGGCAGCCCCGTGGCGGTCGTGTTCGCTCACGGCGTCCGCAAATGGGGCAAGCCGAGCGTCGAAGTCGAACAAGCCATCATCGACGGCGGCGAACGGGAAGTGAACGACCTCCGCACGCACCTGCGGGTGATTAACGGCGTCGCCACAATCAGCCCTTTACTCGGGCTATTGGGAACGGTGTGGGGGATGCTCGAATCGTTCGACAAGATCGCCTCGGCCGGAGCGATGGGAAATACCCAGGAACTCGCCGCAGGCATCGCGCTCGCTCTCGTCACCACGGCGGCAGGTTTGATTATTGCGATCCCCTGCCTGACCGCGTACATGTACCTGGCCGGCAAGATCGACTCGCTGGTGATGGAGATGGACGACCTCGGCCAGAAGGTGGTGCTGCTGATCTCCGCCGAAGGCCTCGCCGAACGCTCAGCCCGTCCTCGTAAGGCAAAAGAGACCGCTGAAGGACAAAAGAAAGCCGTCTGACGCGATGTCCAGAGAATCAGAAAATCACCACATAGAAATCAGAGGACTTAACCACGAATCATTCGAATGACACGAATGGGCTCGTCGAAGTCGCTTCAGCAGCAGACAATCTGCCCTCAAGATAGGACGTCGAATCCCATATTTGATTCGTGAAATTCGTACGATTCGTGGTCTTTTCTCCTCCGTGTCTCAGTGACTCCGTGGTGCATCTTTCACTGAAGTTCAACTGACGCAAGTCTTCACCGCGCGCAAGAAAAAACCGGCAACGCTGTTTGCGTTGCCGGCCGGGCGATTCGAATTGTCAGCGTCTCTTCGCGGCTTACGGTGCGGCGAGCGGAGCACAGTGGGCAGACGGTGAACTCATGACCGGGGCACTCATGACCGGGGCACAGCTCACCGGAGCACATGTCGCTGGTGCACAGCTTGGAGTCACAGTGCGGTTGACGGCAGTCCCGGTCGAATAACCAGTCGAGTAGCCGCCGCCATCGCAGCCGGCTGCACATCCGCCCCAGCCGCATTCGGCCACGGCTCCATCGCAGGAGATCTGGCAGCCCCAGGCGTCGCAGGCGTCGGCGAAGTCGAAGAAGAACGAACCGACGGTTCGCGACTTCGTCCAGCCGGCCCACTTTCGGGCGTGGAAGCCGCTGTAGTAGTAACTTTGATTCAGCGACCCGATGGCGTGGGCCACGTCGTTGAGTTCCGAGACCACGGAGTTCTGGACCTGACTGAAGCCCACAATCATGCCGAGGACGGCAATCGTGGCAATCAGGACCAGTTCGGCGGAGATGATGAAACCGAATTCATCGTTGAGCAACGCTGTGATGAGGCGCATGGCATGTTCTTTCAAATAACAGTGTGAGCAACCGCGGCGTCAGGAGCCGTTGCGTGCCAGAACCGGTGAGACGTTCGGTTTGCGGCTTCGCAATGGCGGTTACGAACAGGCGCTGCGGTCACGGACGCGCCCATTCATGGTCCACGGCCGGCGTTCCTGCGCAGAAAGCGTCGCCGTGGTGTTTCGTGTGTGTGTGTGTAAAAAGAGGGTCTGACCGATCGGGTGTTGCGCAGCTGATCGGCCAGACCCTTCCCCCATCACAGGGAACTCGAAGCGGCGACTGCGACCGGGATCAGCGGTCGGGAGACGTGTCTCCAGCACCTCTTCGTTGAGTATCAAGTTGCCGTTACCGGCGTTGGATTCGTTTGAATCGTTGTGTTCGTTATGGAAGAAACAGAATGCACGACCGGTGCCAGTCGCGCAATCGTTACGACCGAAACAACCGCAACATTCGCGTAAACAACTCCCCCACAGAGGTTTACAAATCCACGCCAAGTGCGGCGGTGTTCCGGCTGGAGCGATTGTGACGAAGAAATCGATTCAACCGGTTAACGCGAATTTGCGCTTTGTGTTGATCGATCTGAACATGCGGGTCGTAGAGTCGCGGCGAAGGCGGTCAGCTTTCAGCAGTCAGCTTTCAGCGGTCAGTGTTTGGGAAACCTGGTGATGGACTGTTTTCCTGGTGTCGCGGCTTTTCCTCAAAGGGATTTCGGGTTTGACCTGTCTGCGATCTGGCGGGCATAATCCCCTGGAATCCGCCGTCTCACGGCGGTGCTGC
Coding sequences:
- a CDS encoding MotA/TolQ/ExbB proton channel family protein, which produces MLHRSTLLTWLMLGLFCLATPALAQPLPGEPTPTPAAAPVDPAAPRGADSPAVPKSSGTPSAATVILQMVRSLSYFSVPFALATLIAIWFITERIVVLRRGRVIPKPFVRRFLKLLEEGELNRDEALQICDENGSPVAVVFAHGVRKWGKPSVEVEQAIIDGGEREVNDLRTHLRVINGVATISPLLGLLGTVWGMLESFDKIASAGAMGNTQELAAGIALALVTTAAGLIIAIPCLTAYMYLAGKIDSLVMEMDDLGQKVVLLISAEGLAERSARPRKAKETAEGQKKAV